Proteins encoded by one window of Coleofasciculus chthonoplastes PCC 7420:
- the psbM gene encoding photosystem II reaction center protein PsbM translates to MQVNELGFVASLLFVLVPTVFLLILYIQTASRESNKNS, encoded by the coding sequence ATGCAAGTTAATGAGTTAGGGTTCGTTGCCAGTCTTCTGTTTGTGCTGGTTCCCACAGTTTTTTTGTTGATTCTGTATATCCAGACAGCTAGCCGAGAAAGCAATAAAAATTCTTA